Proteins found in one Brachypodium distachyon strain Bd21 chromosome 5, Brachypodium_distachyon_v3.0, whole genome shotgun sequence genomic segment:
- the LOC100835596 gene encoding PTI1-like tyrosine-protein kinase 3: MRWWESVKSYAGNLGCVPRIGRKEPEDLYSYPIDPPEKRRGSRGLAAAAEEDPADRTIEVPAVALREVNEITGGFDGEKLIGQGSYAKVYKVTLRSARLAVVKKLEKPSKHASNDVFLRQLAVASKLRHEHFVRLLGYTVSGDLRVLVYEFASMGTLHDALHGPARGEEQEEGVQEGEDQRPVLSWAHRVQIALDAARGLEYLHEKARPAVTHKDVRSTNVLLFDGMRAKIADYNMFSQAADMARLNRSTHTLGSFGYQAPEYAMTGQMTDKSDVYSFGIVLLELLTGRKPLDRTLPQGQRSLVNWASPLLTEDRAQECIDPRLGDQYPPTGALKLGRIAVQCLQYDPTFRPSMGTIARVINYAVVRDQQGVV; this comes from the exons ATGAGGTGGTGGGAGAGCGTGAAGAGCTACGCCGGCAACCTCGGTTGCGTCCCTCGGATCGGGAGGAAGGAGCCCGAGGATCTTTACTCTTACCCAATCGATCCGCCCG AGAAACGGAGAGGATCGCGGGGTcttgctgcggcggcggaggaggacccAGCGGACAGGACGATCGAggtgccggcggtggcgctccGAGAAGTGAACGAGATAACGGGCGGCTTCGACGGCGAGAAGCTGATCGGGCAGGGTTCCTACGCCAAGGTGTACAAGGTGACCCTCCGGAGCGCTCGGCTGGCCGTGGTGAAGAAGCTGGAGAAGCCGTCCAAGCACGCGTCCAACGACGTGTTCCTGCGGCAGCTGGCCGTGGCGTCCAAGCTCCGGCACGAACACTTCGTGCGCCTGCTGGGTTACACCGTCAGCGGCGACCTCCGGGTGCTGGTCTACGAGTTCGCATCCATGGGCACCCTCCACGACGCCCTCCACGGCCCTGCGAGgggagaagaacaagaagaaggagtGCAGGAGGGTGAGGATCAGAGGCCGGTGTTGAGCTGGGCGCACCGGGTGCAGATCGCGCTGGACGCGGCCAGGGGCCTGGAGTACCTGCACGAGAAGGCCCGGCCCGCGGTGACCCACAAGGACGTGAGGTCCACCAACGTGCTGCTGTTCGACGGGATGAGGGCTAAGATTGCCGATTACAACATGTTCAGCCAGGCCGCCGACATGGCCCGCCTCAACCGCTCCACCCACACGCTCGGCTCCTTCGGCTACCAGGCGCCCGA GTACGCCATGACGGGGCAGATGACGGACAAGagcgacgtgtacagcttcgggATAGTCCTCCTGGAGCTCCTCACGGGGAGGAAGCCGCTGGACCGGACGCTGCCGCAGGGCCAGCGGAGCCTCGTCAACTGG GCGTCTCCGCTGCTGACCGAAGACAGAGCCCAGGAATGCATCGATCCCAGGCTCGGCGACCAGTACCCTCCAACCGGAGCTCTCAAG CTGGGGAGGATCGCGGTGCAGTGTCTGCAGTACGACCCCACCTTCCGGCCGTCCATGGGCACCATCGCCCGCGTGATCAACTACGCCGTCGTGCGGGACCAGCAGGGAGTGGTCTGA